In Ignavibacteria bacterium, the genomic stretch GAATGATATACTGCGTGCAGGTGCATGATATCATTCCAATTGTTTTGTTTTTCTTTCAAATTCACAATATTTAAAAATAGGTCTTGCATATCTATAATCCTTGTATTATTCAGTCTAATGGACTCTTTACTCCCAATCCCCAGTTTAAAACATGCGTATATATCATTGTCGTTTTTACCGACTTTGGACTGTAATAGTTTGCTCGCAGATTTATTCTAACTTCATCAAGTCCGTTAGCTAACGGATTTGGCTTTTGCCCGTATGATTGAATTAAGTTCATTCTTTAATTCTCCCAGAAGTATTTTAGTAATCATTCGAATGAATGTCAAGCTGTTTAGTTAAAAAGTTCATAAAGTTTGAAGTTCATAAAGTGGGAAAGTTCTCCTTCGCCGACTGGAATCTTTGTTTTTTGTTCTCTCGATACGTTTCGATAAACCTTTATGCCGACAGGCAAGATCGGGACTACTCGAGAACCAATATAAATTTAGGGTTTCGCGTAATCCGTCAACTGACGGGTATATCGAGAAGTCGTAATTTGCAGCCGCTTATGAAGCGAACGAATGTGTTAAAAAGTTCTAAAGAAGTAATGGAAGATTATTAATCAGTTAAATCTCGGTCCTTTACTTCATCAACACCATTTTTTTCGTTTCAACATACGAGCCGGTACGGAGCTGATAGAAAAACACACCGCTCGTGAATGCAGAATTTGGAATGCGGAATGAGGAGTTGTGAATACCTGGTTCTAATACTTCGTCGACTAAAGTTGCAATTTCCTTACCGAGTATATCATGAACTTTTAATGTTACATGACTTAATCTTGGAATTTGAAATTTGATATTTGAATTGCCATTGAACGGATTCGGATAGTTTTGATAAAGATAAAATCCATTGATCAACGATGAGCTTCCGGTATCAAGTGTTAGGTCACGATTAATTTGTTTTAAGATGTAATTATTTGGGTCCATCACTACGTTTGTCGGCTGCTTCGAGAGCACAAAAGAAAAGCTTTGATCTATAACATCATTAATGACTCTGACTGTGGTGTCTCCGTTTGCGAACTGGATTTTAATTTCAAATGGCATTTTGTAGAGAGGATAATGAGTCTGCTTTTGTTTGAGAAAAATATTTAATGTATAACTTCCTGCGCCGTTATCCATCACATTCCAATTATATACATACTGCGGATGATTTGGCTGGTGGACCCACTGATTTATGAAATAAGAGAAATCCGATCCAATTGTCGCGGAAACAGAATTCTTAAAATCATTTGTCGTAGCAGTTGAGTAAAGATGATTGAGCTTGTAATCCATCAATGACTTGAAGAAGAGTGAATCGCCAAGAACAAAACGCATCATGTTTAGAACGAGTGCGCCTTTGTAATACGAAATTGAAGCATTGAAGATGTATGCAGGATTATAAATCGCATATCCCGGATTATTACTAAAGTAGTAATTCGCTTTTGCTGTCATGCTCGAGAGGTAAACCTCTTTCCCCTGAGTGAATTCTCTGTACAAGTCTTCAGAGAAAGTTGCGAATCCTTCGTTTAACCAAATATCTTTCCAGGTTTCGCATGTGACCAAATCGCCCCACCACATATGAGCGAGTTCGTGTGCAATTCCGCTTTGACTGTCGTTCGTGATCCAACTTCGGTTTATTGTTGAAAGCGTTTGGTGTTCCATTCCGCCGAAAGAAAACGGGCGAACATAAGCATGACCATATTTAGCGAAAGGATACTTGCCGTAGTAAGTTTCAAAACATTGCATCATTGTTGGAAGGTTTCTTGCGACATAAAACGCTTGCGTTGAATCTGACTTCCAGAAGTAATGTTGAATCTCGATCAGCTCATTTGGCGGATAAATAGAATTTACAAATTGAGAAAAACTTGAATATTTAGAAGCAGTTACAACAAGCAAATATGTAGTAATTGGATTTCTCTCAAACCAGATAAATGTTGATGAATCTCCAATCGTTGTATTTGATTGGAGCAGTCCATTTGAACCTGCGGTAAAGCCATTCGGAACTTTAATTGTAACTCGTGCAGAATCTGCCTTATCGGAAGGGTCATCGTAACAAGGAAACCAATATCGCGCATCGGATGGCTCAGTCATTGTATATGCCAGATGCTCGAATGTTTGTGAGGATTGAGCATAGTAATAGAATCCTAGGTTATCAGTCCGTGTCCGTTTGAAGAAAATTTTTACTTCGAAAATTTCATCTTTGCTGTAAGTTCTGTTTAGGTTTACAGTCAATACATTTGAAACTAATCCGTAAGGAACGCTAGTTCCATTTTGAGTTACACTGTCAACTGCCAATCCGCAGTCGAGTTTCATTTGGTTGAGTGCAGCTGCTGTATCGACTTCTGCACGGATTAAAACATATCCGGTGTAGTTTCTGTTTTCATTTTTTAAAACTTGATACCAATCGAGATAAATATCATAAAATAAAACATCGTACTCGTGCGGCGTAAGAATTACTTTGTTCATTTTGTTAACAACATGCGGTTTCGAACAATGTAACTCGATAAATTCACTTTGTACCTGTGAGAGAAGAATTTGCGATGTAATTGTAACTGCCATTAAGGCAGAGAAGAATAATTTCATTATGT encodes the following:
- a CDS encoding T9SS type A sorting domain-containing protein, with the translated sequence MKLFFSALMAVTITSQILLSQVQSEFIELHCSKPHVVNKMNKVILTPHEYDVLFYDIYLDWYQVLKNENRNYTGYVLIRAEVDTAAALNQMKLDCGLAVDSVTQNGTSVPYGLVSNVLTVNLNRTYSKDEIFEVKIFFKRTRTDNLGFYYYAQSSQTFEHLAYTMTEPSDARYWFPCYDDPSDKADSARVTIKVPNGFTAGSNGLLQSNTTIGDSSTFIWFERNPITTYLLVVTASKYSSFSQFVNSIYPPNELIEIQHYFWKSDSTQAFYVARNLPTMMQCFETYYGKYPFAKYGHAYVRPFSFGGMEHQTLSTINRSWITNDSQSGIAHELAHMWWGDLVTCETWKDIWLNEGFATFSEDLYREFTQGKEVYLSSMTAKANYYFSNNPGYAIYNPAYIFNASISYYKGALVLNMMRFVLGDSLFFKSLMDYKLNHLYSTATTNDFKNSVSATIGSDFSYFINQWVHQPNHPQYVYNWNVMDNGAGSYTLNIFLKQKQTHYPLYKMPFEIKIQFANGDTTVRVINDVIDQSFSFVLSKQPTNVVMDPNNYILKQINRDLTLDTGSSSLINGFYLYQNYPNPFNGNSNIKFQIPRLSHVTLKVHDILGKEIATLVDEVLEPGIHNSSFRIPNSAFTSGVFFYQLRTGSYVETKKMVLMK